The following proteins come from a genomic window of Sorghum bicolor cultivar BTx623 chromosome 3, Sorghum_bicolor_NCBIv3, whole genome shotgun sequence:
- the LOC8077377 gene encoding protein CLT1, chloroplastic encodes MAPSPVTCRPSAARHRTLLLRAPAPFAADRAALGPALPLPLRRSEALVLAATRPRGIAADPWTSARAWTRLSLDRGRRDAASCAAAGQVAGSSSAGVGRSAGMEVVIAAAAVVAMGTGNRVLYKLALVPLREYPFFLAQFATFGYVVVYFSILYLRYQAGIVTNEMLSLPQKPFLAVGLLEAFGAAAGMAAGAVLSGASIPILSQTYLVWQLILSAIFLKRRYRINEIAGCFLVAIGVTITVASGSGTGASFKSTGILWPLLMIISFFLQAADTVLKEIIFRDASKKLKCGSVDLFVVNSYGSAYQALFMCLLLPFLSKLWGVPFHVLPTYIKDGAACFLNMGSISGCEGAPLLPLLFVLVNMGYNISLLHLLKISSAVISSLASTFSVPLSIYAFTLPLPYIGVASSLPPGFVAGAAVLTAGLLLYSLPQAQHYGNSFHNKND; translated from the exons ATGGCGCCGTCCCCCGTCACGTGCCGCCCCTCCGCGGCGCGGCACCGCACGCTGCTGCTCCGCGCCCCCGCGCCGTTCGCTGCCGACAGAGCGGCGCTGGGCCCAgcactgccgctgccgctgcggaGGAGCGAGGCGCTGGTGCTGGCGGCCACACGCCCGAGGGGGATCGCAGCGGACCCGTGGACATCGGCGCGCGCATGGACGAGACTGAGTCTGGACAGGGGAAGGAGGGACGCGGCGAGTTGCGCGGCGGCGGGGCAGGTCGCGGGGAGCAGCAGCGCGGGCGTCGGGAGGAGCGCTGGGATGGAGGTGgtcatcgccgccgccgcggtcgtCGCCATGGGCACGGGGAACCGTGTCCTCTACAAGCTCGCGCTCGTGCCACTCCGGGAGTACCCTTTCTTCCTGGCGCAGTTCGCCACGTTCGG ATATGTAGTTGTCTATTTCTCGATCCTGTATCTTCGATATCAAGCGGGCATTGTCACCAATGAGATGCTGTCTCTACCACAGAAACCTTTTCTAGCTGTAGGACTCTTAGAGGCTTttggagcagcagcagggaTGGCAGCTGGAG CTGTTCTTTCTGGGGCTTCAATACCAATACTGTCACAG ACCTATCTTGTCTGGCAGCTTATTTTATCTGCTATTTTCTTGAAGAGGCGCTATAGAATTAATGAGATAGCAGGATGCTTTCTAGTGGCCATTGGTGTCACAATAACTGTAGCAAG TGGATCTGGTACTGGTGCTTCATTTAAAAGTACTGGAATTTTATGGCCGCTGCTAATGATAATATCGTTCTTTCTTCAAGCTGCTGATACAGTATTGAAG GAAATAATATTTAGAGATGCTTCTAAGAAATTGAAG TGTGGCTCAGTTGATCTTTTTGTTGTCAATTCATATGGCTCTGCTTATCAA GCTCTTTTTATGTGTCTCTTGCTGCCTTTCCTGTCAAAGTTATGGGGAGTTCCATTCCATGTGTTACCAACGTACATTAAAGATGGTGCAGCCTGCTTCTTAAATATGGGATCAATATCTG GTTGTGAAGGGGCACCGCTACTACCACTACTATTTGTGTTGGTTAACATGGGATACAATATATCATTACTACACCTACTAAAGATCTCCTCGGCAGTCATATCTTCCTTGGCTTCTACATTCTCAG TTCCACTGTCCATCTATGCATTCACCCTACCACTGCCGTATATTGGTGTGGCATCATCTCTGCCACCTGGCTTTGTTGCGGGTGCAGCTGTACTCACCGCCGGCTTACTACTATACAGCCTACCACAGGCGCAACATTATGGAAATTCTTTCCACAACAAAAATGACTAG